One window from the genome of Salvia miltiorrhiza cultivar Shanhuang (shh) chromosome 7, IMPLAD_Smil_shh, whole genome shotgun sequence encodes:
- the LOC130992207 gene encoding pectin acetylesterase 8-like isoform X3 yields the protein MAKGSITIDGWLSLLICSLVMNAQVHGDTLAPVTILDSAIPKGAVCLDGSAPAYSYAEGSGDGADSWIVYLQGGGWCYNLTDCYSRSRTYLGSSHFIASQTNFSALLDLNCTSNPDFCNWHKVYITYCDGSSFMSDILDSKTNLSFRGARIFNVMMEEMLAKGMRNAKQAILTGSSAGGLATMLHCDKFRKLFSNATRVKCISDSGFFLHGKGLRGIQFREYFYGYVIKTHELANSLPLTCTSKRNPNLCLFPEYFAGDIETPLFILESAFDQFQLGSVVGSHSFSCLNNLMSCNSTELGLMRDFRRTLIETLVELKNSSNRGMFVHSCYLHPHFNSQGWWTNISLANKTIGKAIGDWYYDRSSIREVDTQNDSPRNCTNILSPKSLHMKSLATLPHNRLKFIFFLCFLVV from the exons ATGGCGAAAGGCAGCATCACTATAGATGGTTGGCTGAGTTTATTGATTTGTTCACTTGTGATGAATGCTCAAGTCCATGGCGATACCCTCGCCCCTGTTACTATTCTAGACAGCGCCATCCCTAAAGGAGCAG TTTGCCTTGATGGGAGTGCACCAGCGTACTCTTACGCTGAGGGATCTGGAGACGGAGCTGATAGTTGGATCGTGTATCTGCAA GGTGGTGGATGGTGTTACAACCTAACCGATTGCTATAGCAGATCACGTACATATTTAGGGAGTAGTCACTTTATTGCTTCTCAAACCAACTTCTCGGCTTTACTGGATTTAAATTGCACATCTAATCCGG ATTTCTGCAATTGGCACAAGGTTTATATTACTTACTGTGATGGCTCATCATTTATGTCAGATATATTGGACTCC aAGACAAACCTCTCCTTTCGAGGTGCAAGGATTTTCAATGTTATGATGGAGGAAATGCTTGCTAAAGGAATGAGAAATGCCAAGCAA GCTATACTCACTGGGAGCTCAGCAGGTGGACTAGCTACTATGTTACACTGCGATAAGTTCCGGAAACTCTTCTCCAATGCTACTCGAGTGAAGTGCATTTCCGACTCTGGCTTTTTCCTTCATGG AAAGGGTCTGCGTGGAATCCAGTTCAGGGAATATTTTTACGGCTATGTGATAAAAACACAT GAGTTGGCCAATTCTTTGCCTCTCACGTGCACATCAAAGAGGAATCCCAACTTG TGCCTTTTTCCTGAATATTTTGCTGGGGATATTGAGACACCACTCTTTATACTAGAATCAGCTTTCGATCAATTTCAG CTTGGAAGCGTAGTAGGCAGCCACAGCTTTAGTTGCCTTAATAACCTAATGAGCTGCAATTCCACCGAACTAGGACTAATGAGAG ATTTTCGAAGGACATTGATTGAGACATTAGTGGAACTCAAGAACTCTTCAAATAGAGGAATGTTTGTTCACTCTTGTTATCTTCATCCCCACTTCAACTCACAGGGATGGTGGACTAACATCTCTCTTGCAAATaaa ACAATTGGAAAAGCCATTGGAGATTGGTACTATGATCGAAGTTCTATCCGAGAAGTAGACACTCAAAATGACTCACCACGAAATTGTACCAATATCCTTAGTCCGAAGTCGTTGCACATGAAATCTCTAGCAACACTGCCTCACAATAGGTTgaagtttattttctttttatgtttccttgtTGTATAG